From the Streptomyces sp. NBC_01216 genome, the window CGCTCACCGGTCTGCGGGTTGCGCGCGTACCGGGCCGGACGGTCGACCTTCTCGAACGAACCGAAGCCGGTGACCGAGACCCGGTCCCCGCCGACCACGGCACGCACGATCGCGTCCAGCACCGCGTCGACAGCGTCCGCGGCCTGCTGACGGCCGCCGAGCTTGTCGGCAATCGCTTCTACGAGCTGCGCCTTGTTCACGTCTTCCCCTTCGGAGACATTGCCAGAACGAAAGTGTTCAAGCTTTTTCGCACGTTAGGCATGTATATACCGCAAATCAAACACGAAACGGGCTAATCACCCTAGTGCCGCAACGCGGAAGTGCCGTTGCGGAGTTCCGGGCGTCAGTCGTCTTCAGGGAATCGACCCTCGTCGAGGTCCTTCATCAACCGGTCCAGACGCGTCGCCGCGTCCGCGAGATCGTGCTTCGCCGCCGCCGTCACGACCAGCAGCTTCCGGGACAGCGCCATCCTTACGCCCTCCGGGACTTGCAGTGAGCGCACTCTTGTGTGCGCTTCCTTCAACCGGGCGGCGACCGCCTCGTAGAGCTCGAGTTGGCTGTCGCGTTCCATGCACCGATTGTGCCATCTAGGGCGAGTTGTCGCCCGACGGGGTCTCAACAAGCGACTGCGCCCCCCACCGGACGGTGGGGGGCGCAGTCCTGTAAAAGCGCTGCTCAGACGGTAATTGTACGGGGCTTGTAGGCCGGCCGCGCCGCCTCGTAGGCCGCGATGTCCGCTTCGTTCTGAAGGGTGAGGCTGATGTCGTCCAGACCGTTCAGCAGTCGCCAGCGGGCGTTCTCGTCGAGCTCGAAGTCGGCGTCGATCCCAGGGGCGAGGACCTTGCGCCGCTCCAGGTCGACGGTGATCTCGGCCGTGGGGTCGGCCTCCGTGACCTCCCAGAGCGCGTCCACGACCTTCTGGTCGAGGACGACCGTCAGCAGCCCGTTCTTGAGCGAGTTGCCGCGGAAGATGTCGGCGAACCGGGAGGAGACGACGGCCTTGAAACCGTAGTTCTGCAGCGCCCAGACGGCGTGCTCACGGGAGGAGCCGGTGCCGAAGTCGGGGCCGGCCACCAGCACCGTGGCGCCCTGCCGCTCGGGGCGGTTGAGCACGAACTCGGAGTCCTTGCGCCATGCCTCGAACAGGCCGTCCTCGAAGCCGTCGCGGGTGACCTTCTTCAGCCAGTGCGCGGGGATGATCTGGTCGGTGTCGACGTTGCCGCGGCGCAGCGGGACGGCCCGTCCGGTGTGTGTGGTGAAAGCTTCCATGGTTCCTCAGACCCCCGCGGGCGTAGCGACGTCGGACAGATCGGCCGGGGAGGCCAGGTGGCCCAGCACGGCGGTGGCGGCGGCGACCTGGGGCGAGACCAGGTGGGTACGGCCGCCCTTGCCCTGCCGGCCCTCGAAGTTGCGGTTGGAGGTGGAGGCGGAGCGCTCGCCGGGAGCGAGCTGGTCGGGGTTCATGCCCAGGCACATCGAGCAGCCGGCGTGCCGCCATTCGGCTCCGGACTCCTTGAACACCTTGTCCAGCCCCTCCTCGACGGCCTGCAGGGCGACCCGGACGGAGCCGGGGACGACCAGCATGCGGACGCCGTCGGCGACCTTGCGGCCCCGCAGCAGGCCCGCCGCGTTGCGCAGGTCCTCGATGCGGCCGTTGGTGCAGGAGCCTACGAAGACGGTGTCGACCCTGATGTCGCGCAGCGGCTGCCCGGCGGTCAACCCCATGTACTCCAGGGCCTTTTCGGCGGCCAGGCGCTCCGAAGCGTCTTCGTACGAAGCCGGGTCGGGGACGTTCGCCGAAAGCGGGGCGCCCTGGCCGGGGTTGGTGCCCCAGGTGACGAACGGAGCCAGCGCGGCGGCGTCGATGACGACCTCGGCGTCGAAGGCCGCGTCCTCATCCGACTTCAGGGTCTTCCAGTACGCGACGGCGGCGTCCCAGTCCTCACCCTGGGGGGCGTGGTCGCGGCCCTTCAGGTAGGCGAAGGTGGTCTCGTCGGGGGCGATCATGCCCGCGCGGGCTCCGGCCTCGATCGACATGTTGCAGATGGTCATCCGGGCCTCCATCGAGAGCTTCTCGATGGCGGAGCCGCGGTACTCCAGGATGTAGCCCTGGCCGCCGCCGGTGCCGATCCTCGCGATGATCGCCAGGATCAGGTCCTTGGCGGTGACGTCCTCGGGCAGTTCGCCGTCGACGGTGATGGCCATGGTCTTCGGGCGGGCCAGCGGCAGCGTCTGGGTGGCGAGCACGTGCTCGACCTGGCTGGTGCCGATACCGAACGCCAGCGCGCCGAAGGCGCCGTGGGTGGAGGTGTGGGAGTCGCCGCAGACCACGGTGGTGCCGGGCTGGGTCAGACCCAGCTGCGGGCCCACCACGTGGACGACACCCTGCTCGACGTCGCCGAGCGGGTGCAGCCGCACGCCGAACTCGGCGCAGTTCTTCCGCAGGGTCTCCAGCTGTGCGCGGGATACCGGGTCGGCGATCGGCTTGTCGATGTCGAGGGTCGGGGTGTTGTGGTCCTCGGTCGCGATGGTGAGGTCGAGGCGCCGCACGGGGCGGCCGTTCTGGCGCAGGCCGTCGAACGCCTGGGGGCTGGTCACCTCGTGCAGCAGGTGCAGATCGATGAAGAGGAGGTCGGGCTCGCCCTCGGCGCGCCGGACGACATGGTCGTCCCAGACCTTCTCCGCGAGTGTCCTACCCATCGCTTTCCCTCCGGCCGGCGTGGTGTGCCGGCACTTCTAGAGACATGTGGGCCCGCGTCCGTACCCCACGCGCCGGACGCCGGCAGCGAACCCGATTGGTCCGCGGGCCGCACGTACAGGTTCGCAAGTTCCCAGGAAAATTGAACTTGCGTTTCACAGAGTGAGACGCGAATATCGTTGCATGGACAACTCTAGCGGCGTAGGCGTTCTCGACAAGGCAGCCCTTGTCCTGAGCGCCCTGGAGTCCGGTCCGGCCACCCTCGCAGGTCTGGTCGCGGCGACGGGACTCGCACGACCCACGGCACATCGTCTCGCCGTGGCACTGGAACACCACCGGATGGTGGCGCGTGACATGCAGGGCCGGTTCATCCTCGGACCGCGTCTGGCGGAGCTCGCCGCCGCGGCCGGCGAGGACCGCCTACTCGCGACCGCGGGCCCGGTACTGACCCACCTGCGCGACGTCACCGGGGAGAGCGCCCAGCTCTACCGCCGGCAGGGCGACATGCGCATCTGCGTGGCTGCGGCCGAGCGGCTCTCCGGCCTCCGGGACACCGTGCCGGTCGGCTCGACGCTCACCATGAAGGCCGGTTCCTCCGCGCAGATCCTGATGGCCTGGGAGGAGCCGGAGCGGCTCCACCGCGGGCTTCAGGGCGCCCGCTTCACGGCGACGGCCCTCTCGGGCGTACGGCGGCGCGGCTGGGCCCAGTCGATCGGCGAGCGGGAGCCGGGCGTCGCGTCCGTCTCCGCGCCGGTCCGCGGCCCGTCGAACCGTGTGGTGGCCGCCGTGTCGGTCTCCGGTCCGATCGAGCGCCTGACCCGCCACCCGGGCCGAATGCACGCCCAGGCGGTCATCGACGCGGCCGCCCGCCTCTCCGAGGCGCTGCGCCGCACCGGCTGACCTCCGGCACCCGGCTCCACTCCTTCCGTCCGATTCCGGCTCACCGCTTCAACGCCGCAGCGGTGGGCCGGAGTTGTGTATGCCGTGCCGGACGACGAAGAAGCCCTCCCCCGAAGGGAAGGGCTTCTCTCGCTGGTACCCCCGACCGGATTCGAACCGGCGCTACCGCCTTGAGAGGGCGGCGTGCTAGGCCGCTACACAACGGGGGCAAGATCTTGTTCCACGCGACGAGGTCGCGTGGTACTTCTACGCTGGCCTACCAGGACTCGAACCTAGACTAACTGAACCAGAATCAGTCGTGCTGCCAATTACACCATAGGCCACTGGTGGTTGAGGACCAGTTGGTACCCCCGACCGGATTCGAACCGGCGCTACCGCCTTGAGAGGGCGGCGTGCTAGGCCGCTACACAACGGGGGCCCTAGCGATCCTGCATCAGGTTCACCGGGTGCGACCCAGGTGATCCCGCGGGAAGGATCTGTACCCCCGACCGGATTCGAACCGGCGCTACCGCCTTGAGAGGGCGGCGTGCTAGGCCGCTACACAACGGGGGCTTCGCGGATCAGATCCGCGTGGTGCAGATGAGCTCTGCGAGCTGGCCTACCAGGACTCGAACCTAGACTAACTGAACCAGAATCAGTCGTGCTGCCAATTACACCATAGGCCACCAAAACACAATCCCTTGCGGGGATCTTGTTCGGGTTGTGCTCCGTGGGTTTCGGCCTTTCGGCTTGCTCCCCTCGGCGCAGGAAGAACATTACCCGAAGGTCTCCGGCGCTCCAAAACGGGTATCCCCGCACAGCAGCGCGGGGAGCTGGTGCAGGTCGGTGATGCGCGTCAGCTCGGGCCTCCCGCCCACGCCCGCACGATCCAGCCAGACGCCTCTGAGGCCCGCCTCGGCTGCCCCACGCGCGTCGATGTCCGGCTGGTCCCCCACGTAGGCCACCTCGTGCGGGGCCAGGTCCAGGGCGGCGCAGGCGGCGTGGAAGGCCGCCGCGGCGGGCTTGGCCACCCCGAGTTCGGCGGCGCACAGCACCGCCTCGAAGCGGTCGCGCACGCCGAGGACGCGCAGCTTGCGTTCCTGGTTGTGAATACTCGAGTTCGACAGAACGGCGTGACGGTAGTCACGGGCGAGCAGATCGAGGACGGGGACGGCGTCCGGGAAGAGCTCCCAGGCGGACTCGTAGTGCGCGACGTAGCGCTCGAACCACCCGTCGGCCTCGTCCGCGCCCAGATCCCGCGCACCCAGGAAGTCGCGCACCCGCTCGCGCCGCTGCTCCCGGAAGTCCACACCTCCGGCCTCGAAGCGGCGCCAGTGGACGACGGTGAGTTCCTGCCAGCGGCGCAGGGCCTCGGCGACGGACTCGGGACCGGCGGCGGGCAGGCCCTCGGCCGCGAGGTGGTCGCGCATGCCGGCCAGGTCGGCGCCGGCGTAGTCGAAGAGGGTGTCGTCGATGTCCCAGAGGACGCCGCGGATCGCCATGCCCCCACGGTACGGGCTTCGGCGCCCGTGCGGGTCCGGACGCCGCGCCCGGGTACTCCCCCGCCGGTCGCGCCCGCCGAGGACGGCACGGGCACGGAGCCGACACGGCCGAGGCCCGGAACCCGTCGTTCCGGGTTCCGGGCCTCGGCCGTGTCGGCTCCGCGGGCCTGTCAGCCGGCGAGCCTGGCGAGCGCCGCGTCGACGCGTGCCAGGGTCTTCTCCCGGCCCAGGATCTCCAGGGACTCGAAGAGCGGCAGGCCCACCGTGCGGCCGGTGACCGCGACACGGACCGGGGCCTGGGCCTTGCCGAGCTTCAGGCCGTGCTCCTCACCGGCGGCGAGGACGGCGCCCTTGAGGGACTCTGGGTCGCTCCAGTCGGCCGACTCCAGGGCGGCGCGGGCGGTGGTCAGGAGGGCGACGGGATCGCCCTTCATCGCCTTGTCCCACGAGGGCTGGTCGAAGACCGGCTCGGGCAGGAAGAGGAAGTCCACGTTGGCCGTGATGTCCGAGAGGACGGTCAGCCGGGTCTGGGCGTGCGGCGCGATGGCCTCCCAGGCTGCGCGGTCGAAGTCCTCGGGCGCCCAGGAGGCGTGCGGGGCGGTGAGCCAGGGCTCACAGGCCGCGGCGAACGCCTTCACGTCCAGCATGCGGATGTGGTCGGCGTTGATCGACTCGGCCTTCTTGAGGTCGAAGCGCGCCGGGTTGGCGTTGACGTCGGCGATGTCGAACTTCTCGACCATCTGCTCGATGGTGAAGACGTCCTGGTCCGCCGAGAACGACCAGCCCAGGAGGGAGAGGTAGTTCAGGAGGCCCTCGGGAAGGAAGCCGCGCTCCCGGTAGAGGTTCAGGGACGCCTGCGGGTCGCGCTTGGAGAGCTTCTTGTTGCCCTCGCCCATCACGTACGGCAGGTGTCCGAAGGCGGGAGTCTCCTTGGCGACACCCAGCTCGATCAGCGCCCGGTAGAGGGCGATCTGGCGCGGGGTGGAGGACAGCAGGTCCTCGCCGCGCAGCACGTGGGTGATCTCCATCAGCGCGTCGTCGACCGGGTTGACCAGGGTGTACAGCGGTGCGCCGTTGGCGCGCACGATGCCGTAGTCCGGAACGTTGTCCGGGGTGAAGGTGAGTTCGCCGCGGACCAGGTCGGTGAAGGTGATCGACTCGTCCGGCATCCTGAAGCGCACGATGGAGTCGCGGCCCTCGGCCCGGTAGCGCGCGATGCGCTCCTCGCTCAGGTTGCGGCAGGTACCGTCGTAGCCCGAGGGCTTGCCCGCCAGGCGGGCCGCGTCGCGACGGGCCTCCAGCTCCACGGCGGTGCAGAAGCAGTGGTAGGCGTGGCCGGCGGCGAGCAGTTTCTCCGCGACGTCCCGGTAGATCTCCATCCGCTGCGACTGGCGGTACGGCTCGTGGGGGCCGCCACCCGTACCGGAGGCGCTGTCGAAGGCGGCCGGGCCCTCGTCCCAGTCGAGACCGAGCCAGCGCATCGAGTCGAGCAGCTGGCCGTACGACTCCTCGGAGTCGCGTGCCGCGTCGGTGTCCTCGATGCGGAAGACCATGGTGCCCTGGTTGTGCCGGGCGAAGGCCCAGTTGAACAGGGCGGTGCGGACCAGACCCACATGGGGGTTGCCGGTCGGGGAGGGACAGAAACGTACGCGGATCGCGTTAGCCACGCTTGATCACCTTGTTGGTGAGAGTGCCGATGCCTTCGATGGTGACGGCGACCTCGTCGCCGACGTTGAGGGGGCCGACCCCGGCCGGAGTGCCGGTGAGGATGACGTCACCGGGCAGCAGCGTCATGGCCTCGGTGATGTGGACGACCAGGTCCTCGACGGAACGGATCATGTCACTCGTGCGGCCGAGCTGGCGCTGCTCGCCGTTGACGGTGGCCTGGATGGTGAGGTCGCCCGGGTCGAGCGCGGTCTCGACCCAGGGGCCGAGCGGGCAGCTGGTGTCGAAGCCCTTGGCGCGCGCCCACTGCTTCTCGCGGCGCTGGGCGTCACGGGCGGTGACGTCGTTGGCGCAGGTGTAACCGAAGACGACGTCCTTGACGCGCTCGCGGGGAACCTCACGGCACATGCGGCCGATCACCACGGCCAGTTCGGCCTCGTGGTGAAGCTCTTCCGAGAAGGAGGGGTACTCGATGGCGTCGCCGGAACCGATCACGGAGGTCGTCGGCTTGAAGAAGGCCACCGGGACCTCGGGGACGTCGTTGCCGAGTTCGGCGGCGTGCTCCGCGTAGTTGCGGCCGATGGCCACGACCTTGTTGGGGAGCACGGGCGGCAGGAGCCGTACCTTGCTCAGCGGCACTTTGGTCCCGCTGAGTTCGAAGTCCGTGTACGGGATGCCCTTGATGATGTCGAGGACCAGACCGCCGGACTCGACGGTTCCCTCGCCCTCGACGGCGCCGAAGGCGACATTGCCGTCGATGGAGAATCTGGCGATGCGCACGAGTGCTGTCGCCCCTCACTTGCTGCTGGCTGGAGTCTGACGCTCCAGGCTAACGCGGCGAGGGGCGGCCTCCGCCGTATTACGAGGCGGGCTGCGGGGCCGCCGGGGCGGTCATGAGGACCGTGCGGCGCGGGTTGGCCGTCTGGGTGGGAAGGTCGACCGGGTGCTCCGGCTGGACTCCGCGGCCGAGGAGGGCGGCGTCCTCGATGTGGGCGAGCGTCGTACGGCGCGGGTTGGCCGTGGAGCGGAGCACCATCGTCGTCTTCTTCACGTGGCAGACCTCTACAGAGTCGGGGCACTTGTAAAACGTCAGGCTAAACATGCGATTCCCTTCGAATGCACGGAGGAGGCGTCCGGCGCTGTGTGAGTTTGCTCACCATCTCGCACATAAGGCGGACATAACGACTGATGCTCCAGGGGTGACAAATCAGGCATTACGCCACTGAATGCTGCATTCCGCTCCTGATCATGGCGACTGGGACACTCGCTCCCCCTGAACCTTTTGGAGTGATACAACCGATTTGACCGTGATCATCTTCTACGTGGGGTGACGCGATGTTCACGTTTTGTTATACGAATCGTGGCCCAGCACCCAGCTCTTGTTGGAGATCCGGCACTGTGCTGGAATTCCACGCACCGTCGCGGGTTTCAAGCCGGCACGCAGGGGCGCAACGCAGCGCCGGGTAAGCGGCGGGAAAGGGGGATCTGCGCCGGTCACCGACGACCACCATGGGGTGCATTCCGTGCCCCGAGATGCCGACACCGTCCACTCCGTTCACTCGGAAGGACGCCTGGTCCAGAGGTTGCGACGCTAGTGCAGGGACGTTTCAAGAGGGATGGCAGCGCTGCGGCGGAGCAGGAGCCGCGCGCCGGAACCGACCGCGGTTCCTCGGCCCCGCACACTCAGAGCCCGGGGCAGGGCACAGCCGGCGAGGGCGGTGACACCGCCAAGCGCGGCGGCTCCACCTCCCCGGCCACCGCTCCGCCGCCGGCGGCTCCGGAGGTCGACGCGGGGCCCCGAATAGCCCTGCGCAACTGGCGCATCTCGACGCGCCTGGTCGCGCTGCTGACCCTTCCCGTGGTCGCGGCCACCAGTCTCGGCGGCATCCGCATCAGCGAGTCGCTCGACGACATGGAGCAGCTGGAGCACATGCAGCTGCTGACCAAGATGACCAAGGAGGCGACGGACCTCGCCAAGGCGCTCCAGGAGGAGCGCGACCACTCCGCGGGTCCGCTCTCCAACGGCCGCTCGGTCACCGACTACCAGGTCGACGACCCCCGCAAGAAGACGGACCGGGCCAAGAACGAGTTCCTGGCCGCCACCGAGGGCATCGGTGACACCGAGGGCAACGAGGCGCTGCAGGGCATTCGGCAGAGCGTCAGCCAGATCACCACGCAGATCGTCAAGATCAAGGACATCCGGAGCGGCGCCTACCAGGAGAGCTCCCACTCGGTGACGGTCGAGGCTTACAGCCGCCTGATCCGTTCCCTCCTC encodes:
- the leuD gene encoding 3-isopropylmalate dehydratase small subunit, giving the protein MEAFTTHTGRAVPLRRGNVDTDQIIPAHWLKKVTRDGFEDGLFEAWRKDSEFVLNRPERQGATVLVAGPDFGTGSSREHAVWALQNYGFKAVVSSRFADIFRGNSLKNGLLTVVLDQKVVDALWEVTEADPTAEITVDLERRKVLAPGIDADFELDENARWRLLNGLDDISLTLQNEADIAAYEAARPAYKPRTITV
- the leuC gene encoding 3-isopropylmalate dehydratase large subunit; its protein translation is MGRTLAEKVWDDHVVRRAEGEPDLLFIDLHLLHEVTSPQAFDGLRQNGRPVRRLDLTIATEDHNTPTLDIDKPIADPVSRAQLETLRKNCAEFGVRLHPLGDVEQGVVHVVGPQLGLTQPGTTVVCGDSHTSTHGAFGALAFGIGTSQVEHVLATQTLPLARPKTMAITVDGELPEDVTAKDLILAIIARIGTGGGQGYILEYRGSAIEKLSMEARMTICNMSIEAGARAGMIAPDETTFAYLKGRDHAPQGEDWDAAVAYWKTLKSDEDAAFDAEVVIDAAALAPFVTWGTNPGQGAPLSANVPDPASYEDASERLAAEKALEYMGLTAGQPLRDIRVDTVFVGSCTNGRIEDLRNAAGLLRGRKVADGVRMLVVPGSVRVALQAVEEGLDKVFKESGAEWRHAGCSMCLGMNPDQLAPGERSASTSNRNFEGRQGKGGRTHLVSPQVAAATAVLGHLASPADLSDVATPAGV
- the ndgR gene encoding IclR family transcriptional regulator NdgR: MDNSSGVGVLDKAALVLSALESGPATLAGLVAATGLARPTAHRLAVALEHHRMVARDMQGRFILGPRLAELAAAAGEDRLLATAGPVLTHLRDVTGESAQLYRRQGDMRICVAAAERLSGLRDTVPVGSTLTMKAGSSAQILMAWEEPERLHRGLQGARFTATALSGVRRRGWAQSIGEREPGVASVSAPVRGPSNRVVAAVSVSGPIERLTRHPGRMHAQAVIDAAARLSEALRRTG
- a CDS encoding HAD family hydrolase, yielding MAIRGVLWDIDDTLFDYAGADLAGMRDHLAAEGLPAAGPESVAEALRRWQELTVVHWRRFEAGGVDFREQRRERVRDFLGARDLGADEADGWFERYVAHYESAWELFPDAVPVLDLLARDYRHAVLSNSSIHNQERKLRVLGVRDRFEAVLCAAELGVAKPAAAAFHAACAALDLAPHEVAYVGDQPDIDARGAAEAGLRGVWLDRAGVGGRPELTRITDLHQLPALLCGDTRFGAPETFG
- the gltX gene encoding glutamate--tRNA ligase, giving the protein MANAIRVRFCPSPTGNPHVGLVRTALFNWAFARHNQGTMVFRIEDTDAARDSEESYGQLLDSMRWLGLDWDEGPAAFDSASGTGGGPHEPYRQSQRMEIYRDVAEKLLAAGHAYHCFCTAVELEARRDAARLAGKPSGYDGTCRNLSEERIARYRAEGRDSIVRFRMPDESITFTDLVRGELTFTPDNVPDYGIVRANGAPLYTLVNPVDDALMEITHVLRGEDLLSSTPRQIALYRALIELGVAKETPAFGHLPYVMGEGNKKLSKRDPQASLNLYRERGFLPEGLLNYLSLLGWSFSADQDVFTIEQMVEKFDIADVNANPARFDLKKAESINADHIRMLDVKAFAAACEPWLTAPHASWAPEDFDRAAWEAIAPHAQTRLTVLSDITANVDFLFLPEPVFDQPSWDKAMKGDPVALLTTARAALESADWSDPESLKGAVLAAGEEHGLKLGKAQAPVRVAVTGRTVGLPLFESLEILGREKTLARVDAALARLAG
- a CDS encoding fumarylacetoacetate hydrolase family protein, translated to MRIARFSIDGNVAFGAVEGEGTVESGGLVLDIIKGIPYTDFELSGTKVPLSKVRLLPPVLPNKVVAIGRNYAEHAAELGNDVPEVPVAFFKPTTSVIGSGDAIEYPSFSEELHHEAELAVVIGRMCREVPRERVKDVVFGYTCANDVTARDAQRREKQWARAKGFDTSCPLGPWVETALDPGDLTIQATVNGEQRQLGRTSDMIRSVEDLVVHITEAMTLLPGDVILTGTPAGVGPLNVGDEVAVTIEGIGTLTNKVIKRG